A window of Anaerolineae bacterium genomic DNA:
CCGGCCGGCTCCACCCCGGCGCGCATGCTGGCCTTCGACCTGGGCGAGAAACAGCGCCGCGCCGGTCAATACCTGGAACTGCTGTTAGGCATTATTGAGGACACGAGGACAGCGAAACTGGTCACGCAACTGCTCTTGGAAGAGCTTCAGCACCTGCAGTGGCTGAAATCCGCCTGGCTGGCCGCGCGCCAGCGGGCCAGCGAAAGGGCCTGAAACAGGGCCGGCGCTAGGCGCCGCGATAGGTATGATGCAGGCCGGCATCCTCCCGCTCTGCCAGCGCGCGGCGCATTTCCTCCGTCATAGCCGCACCATGGCGGTACTGGAACGGCCACATACTGGTCAGGTCGAAAATCCCCACCCGATCGCCATCCTGCAGGACGTGATCCAGGTCCGGCTGAAGGCCGGGCATGGCGCTGAGCTGGCCGCTGATGAACGTGATGCCCCGCTCCTCGGAGGGAATGCCGAAATGTTCGAGCAGCCGGCGCATGGTACTGCCCGCCGGCAGGCTCAGCTTGACATTGGCGTACCCACTGCCGGCCCCTTCGCCGGCATAGCGTGCCAGCCGGCCGTACAACCAGACATCCACCTGAATCTCTGCCATCTCATCCTCCGCCAATGGGTGGGAAAATGCCCAGCTCGTCGCCGTCCGAAAGCACCCAATCCCGCGGGCGAGCGCGCCCGTTGACGAAGACCACCCGCACCACGTCATCGGGCAGGCCCAGCATATGGATGA
This region includes:
- a CDS encoding MoaD/ThiS family protein codes for the protein MAEIQVDVWLYGRLARYAGEGAGSGYANVKLSLPAGSTMRRLLEHFGIPSEERGITFISGQLSAMPGLQPDLDHVLQDGDRVGIFDLTSMWPFQYRHGAAMTEEMRRALAEREDAGLHHTYRGA
- a CDS encoding MoaD/ThiS family protein, which codes for MRLTVKLFATLDKFRPDAAGGRPFELQVHDGATVQEVIHMLGLPDDVVRVVFVNGRARPRDWVLSDGDELGIFPPIGGG